The DNA window TAACAAATAAcgtaaaattttaagtttagcttgtttttaagtttatcacacaacttaaaataattgagtttgaaatgagTTTAAGCCATATatgaatcaaatatatttttttaaataataaacttaaaccttaaaaaaaaacgagtgaaatttaaaattattaaaattaaaagtagtgTTTTTTATGCggcaagattattttttaatgtttttaaattattttttatatgttttagatcatttaatataataatattaaaaataaaaaattattttaatatatttttaaaaaaaaaaaaattacaccgcAATAAATCAAAGTTAAGCGTATCATAACCAGGTTCATTTGTATCACTAAAAAAGTTTCTTCCAATGGCTCAAATAATTGttacttttccttttcaaaCACACCTTTCACTGGAAAAGAAAGGCCCAAGGCCCACTCTCTTAAAGGGCACCAAACCTAAACAAACACAGGGGCCCAGCCTAAGCAAatacagtataaaaaatatttaaactcagCAACTGCCACGCCTAGAAAGCCCACCACTGCTAGAACATGTGACATGACCAAACTACCCTGCTTCCTCTAAGTCCGAATTTGGCTTTAGCCTTCTTGCTGAACAAGCAGGCTCCTTggccttgataaaaatatatcccTCGCTTCCTCCCcgaaacaaatcaaaaccagatcaagaaagacaaaaataaaataaaaatggagtgCGTATTTGGACTAGTAGGTGACGGTTTTGTGATCGTAGCATCAGACACATCTGCCGTTAACAGCATCTTGGTTCATAAAACTAACGAGGACAAGATTATGAAACTTGACTCTCACAAGCTCGTTGCTGCTAGCGGCGAGTCAGGCGACCGGTTTGTTACTTGCCCATTACAAAATATTAGCTTGTTAATAaatgattattcttttttttttggctaatttGTTTTCTGGGTTTTGTTTTCTCAGAGTTCAATTCACGGAGTATATACAGAAGAACGTGGCTTTGTATCAGTTTCGTAATGGGATTCCTTTGACCACTGCAGCTGCTGCTAACTTTACTCGTGGAGAGCTCGCTACTGCTTTGAGaaaggtaattattttttaatttgatttcagatttggggttttagggttttttaaaaaaaaactatgttcaGTGAATGGGTTTGAGTGGTTTTTACCATTCGTTCTGGTTACTAATCAAACCTAAGTGAATTTGATTACCTAATTTTGGTAATGtagatttttctttgatttgtttgattaaTGGCTGCTTTGGTGTTAGTGGAGATTACATTCCCACGATGGTTttctggtttgatttttttttttaccctgtATTGCATGTTCACTCATTTTAAAACTTCGGATTTGAGCAATAAGAGTGTGAACTATCACCTTTATCGTTTAAATTTCTGTTATAAATCACAGTATCAGGAAATTTGACCACTTGATATATAATGATCGAGAAGGAATGATATAGAAAAACCTATGAGATTGAGAGGTAGGGGCTGTTTTGCTAGGTGGGGTCATTTAGAGCATAGAAATACGGGTCTAGGgtgattaaaggaaaaaaagaaggaaatgatCTGTGGAGGGATAGAGTTTTAGACATGAAGTTTGATAATCCGTCAACATTGGAGGGCAAAGAATGCTCTTGAAGAACAAAAAAGTGGAAAGAGAGAAGGATAAGAAAGTATGTGTTGCGTTATGATCCTTTCTTCCTTATTTGGGGCGTTCAGATGGGAGTAAAAATATGATCTGAAAACCTCTGCCCccttaatagtaataataataataaaaacaaaaaacaaaaaagaacaaaccACATCCTTATACAGAAGAGCTTCCTTAAGGCACCTGAGTTCCACAAGTCATCCATGTAATTGTAAGCAACTAAGATTACAAGCTATTAAATGCTGAGATGTTAGTTCCTCCCCCACCcccaaacaaacataaaaaaatgtagaAGCACTCGGGTATTAGTTAACTAACAAAAATCTTAAGCACCGCGTCTGTAAACTAAAGCATGGTTTATGAATGTCTATTTGGATTTGGGAACTCCATTAagctaaaacttattttttttgtgcccTTGGTATCTAAAAGAAGGTATTTCATTCAGTTATGTGTGACTGTTGTGCCAAAGAATGCTGAAATTTGTGATCAGTGAGATAGCTGTCTAGTGTGCAAGAGTGAGTTTTCtggttgtattttttagaattgagaatttagttcataatttttgtgggttttttaaGTTGTCTCCTGTTGAAAAATCTCCCTTGCCTCCATAAAAGGGATTATCCTCCATGGTACCGGTTTTTAATTTCCCATTGTCAAAGGACATACCAATAAAGTTTAGTTTGTGGTGGCCTCTGGTTTGATACTTAAGAAATGAATTTCTTCCTGAGCAATGAGGCAACCAGATAAAATATATACAGGGGAACTTGTTCATTTATGGCCTGTGTTAGTTTTATAATGCACATTCATGATTGTAAATTGCCTTAATTTTCTATAATCTGTGTCTTAGTGGATTTCTGGAGAGCTTTTCAACTGAACATAGGTTTCAAGTATTTCATAATTCAATCCAGGTTGAAGTAGAATTATTTTGTGCATTTCATtgttgttatgttttgaaatcttgcaaatAGACACTCTTGGTAGAGAGCACATGCTGTGTTTTGGTATCCATGATTTGTGGTCATGCAAGATACTTATCTGGGTTCTTATAACCAAATGCTCTCTTTGGTCACTCAAGACTGATTCTAATTTTCGGTCTTTCAGAACCCTTACATGGTAAACATCCTGCTGGCTGGCTATGACAAAGAGACAGGTCCCTCTCTATACTACATTGACTACATCGCTACCCTTCACAAGGTTGACAGGGGAGCATTTGGTTACGGGTCTTATTTTTGTCTCTCCATGATGGACAGACACTACCACAGTGGCATGTCAG is part of the Populus alba chromosome 10, ASM523922v2, whole genome shotgun sequence genome and encodes:
- the LOC118061597 gene encoding proteasome subunit beta type-2-A; the protein is MECVFGLVGDGFVIVASDTSAVNSILVHKTNEDKIMKLDSHKLVAASGESGDRVQFTEYIQKNVALYQFRNGIPLTTAAAANFTRGELATALRKNPYMVNILLAGYDKETGPSLYYIDYIATLHKVDRGAFGYGSYFCLSMMDRHYHSGMSVEEAVELVDKCIAEIQSRLVMAPPNFVIKIVDRDGAREYAWRESVKDTPTAQPEALGV